In the Wyeomyia smithii strain HCP4-BCI-WySm-NY-G18 chromosome 2, ASM2978416v1, whole genome shotgun sequence genome, one interval contains:
- the LOC129720990 gene encoding regulator of G-protein signaling 20: protein MAERWRSAIMKIRKGLAIKNAEDNGPTKKDPANSDTLFDGEQPSLEEIRSWGKSFDKVMRSPSGRKAFREFLRCEYSEENILFWLACEELKKETNPEAIEEKARFIYEDYISILSPKEVSLDSRVREIVNRNMVEPTPHTFDEAQLQIYTLMHRDSYPRFINSAQFRTLAQIPEGVSASGSTAESPSD from the exons CTTGGCTATAAAAAACGCAGAAGACAACGGGCCTACGAAAAAAGACCCAGCTAATTCCGATACGCTTTTCGACGGTGAACA GCCAAGCTTGGAGGAAATTCGCAGCTGGGGTAAAAGCTTCGACAAGGTGATGCGAAGTCCTAGCGGGCGAAAAGCGTTCCGGGAGTTCCTGCGCTGCGAATATAGCGAGGAAAATATTCTCTTCTGGCTGGCCTGCGAAGAGCTCAAAAAGGAAACTAACCCCGAGGCGATAGAGGAGAAGGCTAGGTTTATCTACGAAGATTATATATCGATTTTATCACCGAAAGAG GTGTCGTTAGATTCTCGAGTACGGGAAATAGTTAATAGGAATATGGTGGAACCAACACCGCACACATTTGATGAAGCTCAACTACAAATTTATACACTTATGCATAGAGATTCGTATCCGAG ATTTATAAACTCAGCACAATTCAGAACTCTGGCACAAATACCGGAGGGTGTTTCGGCATCTGGTTCTACGGCGGAGAGTCCTAGTGATTAG